The following proteins are co-located in the Pedobacter sp. FW305-3-2-15-E-R2A2 genome:
- a CDS encoding DUF4965 domain-containing protein: MIRQILTFIGAGLTLLSAQAQQSKAPSYPLITHDPYFSIWSNTDQLNQSATTHWTGAEQALGGLIQVDGKTYRFMGHTEKVYKAILATADEKAYQFSFTERAPKEDWNAPDFDASAWKSGAAPFGDLWAQAGTEWKSKKLWAIRNFQLNDRIPEVMYLKINHDDRVEVYLNGLQILGKEGFTAGKYLYVPIKGVALKSLKKGKNVLAIHIENTGGGQWLDAGLVTDDPANNGKIAQAVQTNRMIKATQTEYSFKCGGVDLDLTFTSPLLMNDLELISRPVSYLTYRVKSNDKKKHQVSVLFSAASDLAVNTPSQEIEAESVNVQGLCVLKAGTTAQPVLQKTGDNVRIDWGYAYVAVPQSQKSSQFIAAASGTPALFQSGSKSLNRDKASGINTNKVKGTKYALNTVLDFGQVDDKTKQQFVMLAYEDLESVQYFGENLKAWWTNGGTRTFSSLLQKSADEYAQIIEKCNAFDAQMYAAAVQSGGEKYAGLCVIAYRQAISAHKLVKSPKGELLFMSKENYSNGSIHTVDITYPSAPLFLAYNPELVKGLMNGIFEYSESGRWKKPYPAHDLGTYPVANGQTYGEDMPVEESGNMIITTAATVKAEGNAAYAKKHWSTLSIWAEYLSKEGFDPGNQLCTDDFAGHLNRNANLSVKAIVALGAYGWMAQELGETATAVKYTNMAKEMAKKWAELADDGDHYSLAFGQKGTWSQKYNLVWDKLLNLGLFTKTVYDKEVKYYLGKQNKYGLPLDSRKSYTKSDWVLWTSVLADNRADFDAFIDPIYLYAIETPSRSPISDWHETKDAVRQNFTARSVVGGYFIKLLEHQWNQHKEGNTHTKK; encoded by the coding sequence ATGATCCGTCAAATTTTAACCTTTATTGGTGCAGGACTTACTTTGCTGTCTGCTCAGGCTCAGCAAAGTAAAGCCCCTTCCTATCCTTTAATTACGCATGATCCTTACTTTAGCATCTGGTCCAATACAGATCAGTTGAACCAATCGGCAACGACACACTGGACCGGTGCAGAACAGGCACTCGGCGGATTAATTCAGGTAGATGGAAAAACCTATCGTTTCATGGGCCATACGGAGAAAGTTTACAAAGCGATATTGGCCACTGCAGATGAAAAAGCCTATCAGTTCAGTTTTACGGAGAGGGCTCCAAAAGAGGATTGGAATGCACCTGATTTTGACGCTTCCGCATGGAAATCAGGAGCTGCACCTTTTGGAGATCTCTGGGCTCAGGCGGGTACAGAATGGAAAAGCAAAAAGCTTTGGGCAATTAGAAACTTTCAGCTTAATGACCGTATTCCAGAAGTGATGTATCTGAAAATCAATCATGATGATCGTGTTGAAGTATATCTGAACGGCCTGCAGATTCTTGGTAAAGAAGGATTTACAGCAGGTAAATACTTATATGTTCCCATAAAAGGAGTAGCCTTAAAAAGCCTGAAGAAGGGAAAGAATGTCTTAGCCATTCATATTGAAAATACCGGCGGCGGCCAATGGCTGGATGCAGGCCTGGTGACGGATGATCCTGCAAATAATGGGAAAATAGCTCAGGCGGTGCAGACCAACCGGATGATCAAAGCGACACAGACGGAGTATTCATTTAAATGCGGAGGTGTAGATTTAGACCTTACTTTTACTTCCCCCTTGCTGATGAATGATCTTGAACTCATTTCCAGACCGGTATCTTACCTTACTTACCGGGTTAAATCCAATGATAAAAAGAAACATCAGGTCAGCGTTCTTTTTAGTGCAGCATCGGATCTCGCGGTAAATACGCCTAGTCAGGAAATTGAAGCGGAATCGGTAAATGTGCAGGGATTATGCGTTTTAAAAGCCGGAACAACTGCCCAGCCGGTATTGCAAAAAACCGGAGATAATGTGCGCATAGATTGGGGATATGCATATGTGGCAGTGCCGCAATCACAAAAAAGTTCCCAGTTTATCGCAGCAGCAAGCGGGACTCCGGCGCTGTTCCAATCGGGAAGTAAAAGTCTGAACAGGGATAAGGCCAGCGGAATAAACACAAATAAAGTTAAAGGAACAAAGTACGCGCTGAATACCGTGTTGGATTTCGGTCAGGTAGACGATAAGACAAAGCAGCAATTTGTGATGCTGGCTTATGAGGATCTGGAATCTGTACAATATTTTGGTGAAAACCTGAAAGCCTGGTGGACCAATGGTGGCACAAGAACCTTCAGCTCCCTGCTTCAAAAATCTGCGGATGAATATGCTCAAATCATAGAGAAATGTAATGCTTTCGATGCCCAAATGTATGCTGCTGCGGTACAATCCGGAGGAGAGAAATACGCGGGCTTATGTGTCATCGCTTACCGGCAAGCCATTTCTGCCCATAAACTGGTGAAGAGCCCAAAAGGAGAATTGCTGTTTATGTCAAAAGAGAACTATAGCAATGGCTCTATTCATACGGTAGACATTACCTATCCATCTGCTCCGCTGTTTCTGGCTTATAACCCGGAATTGGTGAAAGGTCTGATGAATGGAATATTCGAATACAGTGAAAGTGGAAGATGGAAAAAGCCATATCCTGCGCATGATTTGGGAACTTATCCTGTCGCAAATGGACAGACTTATGGGGAAGATATGCCGGTAGAGGAATCCGGGAATATGATCATCACTACGGCGGCCACGGTCAAAGCGGAAGGCAATGCGGCCTATGCTAAAAAACACTGGTCTACCCTAAGTATATGGGCTGAATACCTGAGTAAAGAGGGATTTGATCCCGGAAATCAATTGTGTACGGATGATTTTGCCGGACACCTGAACAGAAATGCAAATTTATCAGTCAAAGCGATTGTTGCACTGGGGGCCTATGGCTGGATGGCACAGGAACTCGGAGAAACAGCAACTGCTGTGAAGTATACGAATATGGCCAAAGAAATGGCTAAGAAATGGGCGGAACTGGCCGATGATGGCGATCATTATAGCCTCGCTTTCGGTCAGAAAGGAACCTGGAGCCAGAAGTATAATTTGGTATGGGATAAATTGCTAAATCTTGGACTATTTACTAAAACGGTTTATGATAAAGAGGTGAAGTATTATTTAGGTAAACAGAATAAGTATGGCTTACCCCTGGATAGCCGTAAATCTTATACCAAATCGGATTGGGTGCTCTGGACTTCGGTGCTGGCCGACAATCGTGCCGATTTTGATGCTTTTATAGATCCGATTTATTTATATGCGATAGAAACACCTTCCCGCTCCCCAATCAGCGACTGGCATGAAACAAAAGATGCTGTTCGTCAGAATTTTACTGCAAGGAGCGTGGTGGGTGGATATTTTATAAAGCTATTGGAGCATCAATGGAACCAGCATAAAGAAGGAAATACCCATACAAAGAAGTAG
- a CDS encoding DUF4973 domain-containing protein translates to MKRGYILALIGCMLVSSCNKEWEDELFRKSVSFVNNGVVEVHVKYNAEGGAIPVKVPIIVSGSTENSGEVSVTINTDADTLQNLNFERFRLRNDLYFNELPKEYYQFSSMNTTIPAGSNMGSFNLNLKLAGLDFSNKYILPVQIISTSSLAIATGRGYKKSLMRIVPFNDYSGRYSVAGEVWDRSRPQNEQKPLTVPFRNAYVVDEKTVFFFAGVTEEEALDRREYKIKASFNADTKSVTLSSENPAIKFTQQRGTFTVKKEKDGVLPYLERTYTTVVLEYEYSDISNPAFPIAYRFVGSMVLERKRNTLIPDEDQQGTIIIP, encoded by the coding sequence ATGAAAAGAGGATATATATTGGCTTTAATCGGCTGCATGCTCGTCAGCTCCTGTAATAAAGAATGGGAGGATGAATTATTCCGGAAATCGGTGTCTTTCGTGAATAACGGAGTGGTGGAAGTCCATGTGAAATATAATGCTGAGGGGGGCGCCATCCCTGTTAAGGTACCCATCATTGTAAGCGGGTCTACAGAGAATAGCGGCGAGGTGAGTGTGACCATAAATACGGATGCAGATACCCTTCAGAACCTGAACTTCGAGCGGTTCAGACTGAGGAACGACTTATATTTTAATGAACTTCCTAAGGAGTATTATCAATTCAGCTCCATGAATACGACGATCCCGGCTGGCAGTAACATGGGGTCATTTAACCTGAATCTGAAACTGGCAGGTCTGGATTTTAGCAACAAGTATATTTTACCTGTGCAGATCATTTCCACCTCATCACTGGCCATCGCTACAGGCAGGGGCTATAAAAAGTCCCTGATGCGGATCGTTCCATTTAATGACTACTCAGGGAGATATTCCGTTGCCGGTGAAGTATGGGATAGGAGCCGTCCTCAGAATGAGCAGAAGCCATTAACGGTGCCTTTCAGAAATGCCTATGTAGTAGACGAAAAGACGGTTTTTTTCTTTGCAGGAGTAACGGAAGAAGAAGCGCTGGACCGTCGGGAGTATAAGATCAAGGCTTCCTTTAATGCGGATACTAAAAGCGTCACCTTGAGTTCTGAAAACCCGGCTATTAAATTTACCCAGCAACGCGGAACCTTTACGGTAAAGAAGGAAAAGGATGGGGTGCTCCCATATCTGGAGCGAACCTATACCACCGTTGTGCTGGAATATGAGTATAGCGATATTTCGAATCCGGCCTTCCCCATTGCTTACCGTTTTGTTGGGTCAATGGTACTGGAAAGAAAAAGAAATACCTTAATTCCTGATGAAGATCAGCAGGGAACGATCATTATACCATAA
- a CDS encoding IPT/TIG domain-containing protein, with product MNKNFTLLKVHIRICLFFLALLFFLWGCKKESGQAKQVYDPNKPIEMTRFLPDSGGVGTQMVIEGGNFGTDTSMIKVFVNDKRAPLIGASTSALYVLVPSRANNGLVKVQVGKGDQVQETISKNEFRYLFRPAVSTLVGFTDKDGRTAIVDGPFEKAQFEEPYWMTFDQNKNIYLLEQRRGLRFINMAKREVKTLFRTGKGMDRPRTLSFSPDWNTLYVTNDQWDERGLSTAALTPASGFTEWNSLIYNRTTNGGAAHPQTGDYFYNSYVKGEVFKWNKENNVSELLFRVDDNNWEFNIQFAPSGDFAYIVVVNQHYILKSRYNRQTRKLEAPVHFVGGRGRAGHNDGVGVDARFDQPHQGAFDENDNFYVADIFNHCIRKITPEGVVSTFAGRPRSAGYADGALRDAQFDQPYGIIYDSATGTFYVADLINRRIRTISIE from the coding sequence ATGAATAAAAATTTTACCCTCCTAAAAGTGCATATCAGGATATGCCTTTTTTTTCTTGCACTCCTTTTCTTCCTTTGGGGATGCAAGAAAGAAAGTGGACAAGCTAAGCAGGTCTACGATCCAAATAAGCCCATTGAAATGACACGTTTTCTTCCGGATAGTGGAGGAGTAGGTACACAAATGGTGATCGAAGGTGGCAACTTCGGAACGGATACCTCGATGATTAAAGTATTCGTCAATGACAAACGTGCACCACTTATAGGTGCCAGTACCTCCGCATTGTATGTGTTGGTTCCTTCCCGCGCCAACAATGGTCTGGTAAAAGTACAGGTGGGCAAGGGCGATCAGGTTCAGGAAACGATTTCAAAGAATGAATTCAGATACCTTTTCAGACCGGCGGTAAGCACGCTGGTGGGCTTTACAGATAAAGATGGAAGGACCGCAATTGTAGACGGACCTTTCGAAAAAGCCCAGTTTGAAGAACCTTACTGGATGACATTTGATCAGAACAAAAACATCTATTTACTGGAGCAACGCAGGGGATTACGGTTCATTAATATGGCAAAAAGAGAGGTTAAAACCTTGTTCAGGACGGGTAAAGGAATGGACAGACCCAGAACCCTTTCCTTCAGTCCGGATTGGAATACCTTATATGTGACCAATGACCAGTGGGATGAAAGAGGCCTGAGTACGGCCGCTTTGACACCCGCTTCCGGTTTTACCGAATGGAACTCCCTGATCTATAACAGAACCACTAACGGTGGGGCTGCGCATCCGCAGACAGGAGATTATTTTTACAACAGCTATGTAAAAGGTGAGGTATTTAAATGGAACAAAGAAAACAATGTTTCGGAGTTGTTATTCCGGGTGGACGACAATAACTGGGAGTTTAACATCCAGTTTGCACCGAGTGGGGATTTCGCTTACATCGTTGTGGTCAATCAACATTATATTCTGAAATCAAGGTATAACCGCCAAACGAGGAAACTGGAGGCTCCGGTACATTTTGTTGGAGGCAGAGGCCGTGCGGGACACAATGATGGGGTGGGCGTAGATGCCAGGTTCGATCAGCCTCATCAGGGGGCATTCGATGAAAATGACAATTTCTATGTGGCCGATATCTTCAATCATTGTATCCGAAAAATAACTCCGGAGGGGGTGGTCAGCACTTTTGCAGGCAGGCCGCGCAGTGCGGGTTATGCAGATGGAGCGCTTAGGGATGCACAGTTTGATCAGCCCTATGGGATCATCTACGATTCAGCAACAGGTACCTTCTATGTGGCTGATCTGATAAACCGTCGCATACGCACAATTTCCATCGAATAA
- a CDS encoding aldose epimerase family protein translates to MKAYLKQTIPALALGTMLFAVACNSTTQKSAPVVSDTTGISAQAFEKEIDGKPVHLFSLKNKSGSKALVSNFGGRLVGLFVPDKEGKLIDVVAGFDSIEGYQNSTEPYFGATIGRYGNRIAKGRFTLDGKAYQIFTNNGTNTLHGGKKGYQDVVWDATQPDAQTLELRYLSKDMEEGFPGNLNVTVTYILTDDNALKISYKATTDKNTVVNLTNHAFFNLNGSQSGSILNHLLQINADKYTPVDSTLIPSGKIEALKDTPFDFTQAKTIGKDIEVKNLQLENGKGYDHNFVLNPHQITDPVAIVTADKTGIVMSVYTDQPGLQFYSGNFMQSKNTMKGNHKDDFRTAFALETQHFPDSPNQPSFPTTVLKKGAAYQSQSIYKFSVAK, encoded by the coding sequence ATGAAAGCATATTTAAAACAAACCATCCCGGCTTTAGCATTAGGAACAATGCTCTTCGCAGTTGCCTGTAATTCTACAACGCAAAAATCCGCTCCTGTTGTTTCAGATACCACTGGTATTTCAGCACAAGCTTTTGAGAAAGAGATAGATGGTAAACCGGTCCACTTGTTCAGCCTTAAAAATAAATCCGGATCGAAAGCATTGGTCAGCAATTTTGGCGGCCGGCTGGTTGGATTATTTGTGCCCGATAAGGAAGGTAAACTGATAGACGTTGTGGCTGGATTTGACAGCATTGAAGGATATCAGAATTCAACGGAGCCCTATTTTGGGGCAACGATTGGGCGCTACGGAAACCGCATTGCTAAAGGGCGCTTTACCTTAGATGGTAAAGCCTACCAGATTTTTACCAATAATGGAACGAATACCTTACATGGTGGAAAAAAAGGTTATCAGGATGTTGTTTGGGATGCCACACAACCTGATGCGCAAACTTTAGAACTACGTTACCTATCCAAAGATATGGAAGAGGGTTTCCCCGGGAACCTGAATGTTACCGTTACCTATATCTTAACCGACGACAATGCGCTTAAAATCAGCTACAAGGCTACTACTGATAAAAACACAGTGGTAAACCTTACAAACCATGCTTTTTTCAACCTCAATGGATCGCAAAGCGGAAGTATCTTAAACCATTTACTCCAAATCAATGCAGATAAATATACCCCTGTCGATTCTACCTTAATTCCATCCGGTAAAATAGAAGCGCTAAAAGACACGCCCTTTGATTTTACACAAGCGAAAACAATAGGAAAGGATATCGAAGTTAAAAATCTACAATTGGAGAACGGGAAGGGATACGACCATAATTTCGTCTTAAATCCACACCAAATAACTGATCCTGTTGCCATCGTTACCGCTGATAAAACCGGAATTGTAATGAGTGTTTATACCGATCAGCCTGGTTTGCAGTTTTACAGTGGAAATTTCATGCAAAGTAAAAATACGATGAAAGGAAATCATAAAGATGATTTCAGAACTGCTTTTGCTTTAGAAACCCAGCATTTTCCCGATAGCCCAAATCAACCGTCCTTTCCAACTACGGTACTAAAAAAAGGAGCGGCTTATCAAAGCCAGTCCATTTATAAATTTTCAGTAGCCAAATAA
- a CDS encoding RagB/SusD family nutrient uptake outer membrane protein, whose product MNKYIYTATLSVLLLSLLACKKYLNTEHYFKEDRLSLDKVFTNKDYSNQWLADVYTHLRGSNAEVASKGLTPFNFISDDMFFGDRSNAYKRFKNGEYTEGDEQGSWGSCYEGIRNASIFIHNIDLNKEMTANEVADTKAQARFLRAYYYWLLLRKYGPIPLLPDEGEDYTKSYQEIARPRSSYDECVAFITSEFAEAAKYLSLSNTNRDKGRATRGAALAARAKVYLFAASPLFNGNPGLAGLVDHEGRQLVSQQYNNEKWARAAAAAKDVINMNAYRLFTAPFKAADQGPGQAKTIVPPYNAKYSDQNFPMGWKNIDPFESYRQLFNGAISYSDNPELIFSRVTEQSSEGIDQMVLHQMPFSMKGWNTHGITQKQADAYSMNDGTNIATSPRRQGYTTDASSHLPLPAKVSLQYAEREPRFYASVAYNGSIWENISALRPDDRHIQVFYYRDHSNGKQASSPDFYIRTGLGIKKYYNPIDSYMEGGFIVPKVEPAMRYADILLIYAEALNELTGSYSIPSYTGTETITVTRDMAEMSKYISEVRIRAGVPDYGNDVYGSPELLRKAIKRERQIELFAEGQRYFDLRRWKDAPVEEATPVVGCNMNMTESQRELFDTPVPIPSLPTIFVDKMYLWPISHSELRKNRKLTQNPGWTTFN is encoded by the coding sequence ATGAACAAATACATTTATACAGCGACCTTATCTGTTTTACTGCTTTCCTTGTTAGCATGTAAAAAATACCTGAACACGGAGCATTATTTTAAAGAAGACCGTCTGAGTCTGGATAAAGTCTTTACGAATAAAGATTATTCCAATCAGTGGCTTGCTGATGTCTACACGCATCTTCGCGGATCAAACGCAGAGGTGGCGAGTAAAGGACTTACCCCATTTAATTTCATCTCAGATGATATGTTCTTTGGCGACCGGAGTAATGCTTACAAGAGGTTCAAAAACGGAGAATATACGGAAGGAGATGAACAGGGGAGCTGGGGATCCTGCTATGAAGGGATTCGTAACGCTTCGATTTTCATCCACAACATAGACCTTAATAAAGAAATGACTGCCAACGAAGTGGCCGATACAAAGGCACAGGCGCGTTTTCTGAGGGCTTATTATTACTGGTTGCTACTGAGGAAATACGGGCCGATTCCGCTATTGCCTGATGAAGGGGAGGACTATACCAAAAGTTATCAGGAGATCGCAAGACCGAGAAGCTCGTACGATGAATGTGTGGCATTCATCACCTCCGAGTTTGCCGAAGCGGCAAAATACCTTTCATTGTCCAATACCAACAGGGATAAGGGACGTGCAACCAGGGGTGCTGCCCTGGCGGCAAGAGCAAAAGTTTATCTTTTTGCCGCAAGTCCTTTGTTTAACGGGAACCCGGGGCTTGCCGGATTGGTAGATCATGAGGGTAGACAACTGGTATCACAGCAGTATAATAATGAAAAATGGGCCAGAGCTGCAGCAGCGGCAAAGGATGTGATCAATATGAACGCATACCGTCTTTTCACCGCGCCCTTCAAAGCTGCAGACCAGGGACCGGGCCAGGCCAAAACTATTGTGCCTCCCTACAATGCAAAATATTCTGATCAGAACTTCCCGATGGGATGGAAAAATATTGACCCTTTTGAATCTTACCGGCAGCTGTTCAATGGTGCCATTTCTTATTCAGACAATCCTGAACTGATTTTTTCCAGGGTGACAGAACAAAGCAGCGAAGGGATTGATCAAATGGTCCTGCATCAGATGCCGTTTTCTATGAAAGGATGGAATACCCATGGAATTACACAGAAACAAGCGGATGCTTACTCTATGAATGACGGAACTAATATTGCTACCTCTCCCCGCCGACAAGGTTACACGACTGATGCGAGTTCTCATTTACCGCTACCTGCCAAAGTTTCTTTGCAGTATGCAGAGCGGGAGCCCCGTTTTTATGCTTCTGTGGCCTATAATGGAAGTATCTGGGAAAACATCAGTGCCTTGAGGCCCGACGACCGCCATATACAGGTCTTTTACTATAGAGATCATTCCAATGGGAAACAGGCGTCCTCTCCGGATTTCTACATCAGGACAGGTCTGGGCATCAAGAAATATTACAACCCTATTGATTCTTATATGGAAGGTGGTTTCATCGTACCAAAAGTAGAGCCGGCAATGAGGTATGCGGATATCTTATTGATATATGCGGAAGCATTGAACGAGTTAACAGGCAGTTATTCCATTCCGAGCTATACCGGTACGGAAACGATAACCGTAACCAGGGATATGGCAGAAATGAGTAAATACATCAGTGAGGTCCGCATCCGGGCTGGTGTTCCGGATTATGGAAATGATGTTTATGGAAGTCCGGAGCTGTTAAGAAAGGCAATAAAAAGAGAACGGCAGATTGAATTGTTCGCAGAAGGCCAGCGGTATTTTGACCTCAGGCGCTGGAAAGATGCTCCGGTAGAAGAAGCAACCCCGGTGGTGGGCTGCAACATGAACATGACGGAAAGCCAGCGGGAACTATTTGATACGCCTGTACCTATTCCCTCTTTGCCCACCATTTTCGTGGATAAAATGTACCTGTGGCCCATTTCCCATAGCGAACTGAGAAAAAACAGAAAATTGACCCAAAACCCAGGTTGGACTACTTTTAACTAA
- a CDS encoding TonB-dependent receptor has product MKLYYITLLLLFCSISIYAQGDIEVTGTVRDLNNKPIPGVTVVVKDRPGLGTMTTEAGKYKIKTGMYSTLIFSYLGFEKQEVQVAGKTVISILLKESEANVLTDVVVTGTGIQKKVTVTGAITTVNVKDLRTPTGNITNALAGNVAGVIAMQGSGEPGNNRSEFWIRGISTFGANTAALVLVDGFERAFNEINVEDIESFSILKDASATAIYGSKGANGVVLITTKKGHAGKININGKSEFGYMTRTRTPEFVDGPAYAALVNEAKVTRNQEPMYSDIELMLFKNGLDPDLYPNVNWQDVMLRDGANTYRASVNLDGGGSTVRYYVSGSYFNEGGMYKSDQSLKDYNTNANMTRSNYRANIDMDITKTTLLKLGVSGFLEKQNFPGITSGIWNSLVGQSPVSTPILYSNGLVPAFGTGDRTNPWVMATQTGYREYWKNKNEINVTLEQKLDFITKGLQAIGRFAYDTNNDNNINRLKWPEQYNVERRRDRDGNLIMKRITPERLMFQESNAWGERINVLETDLIYNTVINERHNIGALVKYNQREQRETSNVGGDIIKGIARRNMGVSGRLMYGYRDRYMAEFNFGYTGSENFKVGHQFGFFPAVSVGWNISEEAFLKKNAKWLDLFKVRYSYGEVGNDNFGANRFPYLSEIKERAGYNFGESISPNYYAGLYYSQVASDQLTWEVAKKHNLGFDMNVLGNLFSFRLDVFKDTREKIFKRRDHLSDMVGVPSRPWANVGKMESRGFDGQFNVNKRFNKVELTLRGNVTYSKNKVLEFDEEANNLPYRMTQGFRYEQARGLIDLGLFQSYEEIRNSPKQMFGEYMPGDVKYKDVNGDGIINDDDVVPIGASRVPSMIYGFGFSVLWKGFDINIHLQGAGSSSYFINGPSVYPFAEGAWGNVLTDLGNPKNRWISKEISGDPATENPNAKYPRLSYGGSGNNYRTSTYWLRDGAYLRLKNVELGYTLPSRLTSSIHINKARVYVMGYNLAVWDSLKIWDPELGSGDGMKYPISKTMTLGLTVNF; this is encoded by the coding sequence ATGAAACTATATTATATCACATTACTTCTGCTATTCTGCAGCATAAGCATTTATGCGCAGGGCGATATAGAGGTAACAGGAACTGTAAGAGACCTGAACAATAAACCAATTCCGGGAGTAACTGTGGTCGTAAAAGACCGTCCCGGACTGGGAACAATGACGACCGAAGCCGGAAAATATAAAATCAAAACCGGAATGTATAGCACGCTGATTTTTTCCTATCTGGGTTTCGAAAAACAGGAAGTTCAGGTAGCGGGAAAAACCGTCATTTCTATCCTGCTAAAGGAAAGTGAGGCCAATGTCCTGACGGATGTAGTGGTCACAGGGACAGGAATCCAGAAAAAGGTGACGGTAACCGGAGCGATTACCACCGTGAACGTAAAAGATCTGCGGACACCAACAGGAAATATCACTAACGCTTTGGCCGGAAATGTGGCCGGTGTGATCGCCATGCAGGGATCCGGAGAACCGGGAAATAACCGGTCCGAATTCTGGATCCGCGGGATTTCTACTTTTGGCGCCAATACGGCGGCCCTGGTCTTAGTGGATGGATTTGAACGGGCATTTAATGAAATTAATGTCGAGGATATCGAATCCTTTTCCATTCTGAAAGATGCTTCTGCTACCGCAATTTATGGGTCAAAGGGCGCAAATGGAGTTGTCCTCATCACCACTAAAAAAGGACATGCAGGGAAAATCAATATCAATGGTAAATCCGAATTCGGTTACATGACCCGGACGAGAACACCGGAATTTGTGGATGGACCAGCGTATGCCGCCCTGGTGAATGAGGCAAAGGTGACCCGTAATCAGGAACCCATGTATTCAGACATCGAACTGATGCTTTTTAAAAATGGTCTGGACCCAGACCTGTACCCAAATGTAAACTGGCAGGACGTCATGCTGCGCGATGGAGCCAATACTTACCGTGCCTCGGTTAACCTGGATGGTGGGGGATCAACCGTTCGCTATTATGTGTCGGGAAGTTATTTCAACGAAGGAGGGATGTACAAATCAGACCAGTCGCTGAAAGACTATAATACCAATGCGAATATGACGAGGTCAAATTACCGGGCCAATATAGATATGGACATTACCAAAACCACCTTATTGAAACTGGGCGTTTCCGGATTTTTGGAAAAGCAAAATTTTCCAGGCATCACCTCAGGAATATGGAATTCATTGGTGGGGCAGTCGCCGGTATCCACACCTATTTTGTATTCCAACGGCCTGGTTCCTGCATTTGGTACCGGCGATCGCACCAATCCCTGGGTGATGGCCACGCAAACAGGATACAGGGAGTATTGGAAAAATAAAAATGAGATCAATGTTACCCTGGAACAAAAGCTGGATTTTATCACCAAAGGTTTGCAGGCAATTGGCCGGTTTGCCTATGATACCAATAACGACAATAACATCAACCGCTTAAAATGGCCGGAACAATATAATGTAGAACGCAGAAGGGATCGAGATGGCAACCTGATCATGAAAAGGATCACCCCGGAAAGACTGATGTTCCAGGAATCGAATGCCTGGGGAGAACGGATCAATGTACTCGAAACCGATCTGATCTATAATACCGTGATCAACGAAAGACATAATATAGGTGCTTTAGTTAAGTACAACCAGCGTGAACAAAGGGAAACCTCTAACGTTGGCGGAGACATCATCAAGGGGATTGCCAGACGTAATATGGGCGTATCCGGTCGCTTAATGTATGGTTACCGAGACCGCTATATGGCAGAATTTAACTTCGGCTATACCGGTTCAGAGAACTTTAAAGTAGGCCACCAGTTCGGGTTTTTTCCTGCCGTTTCGGTAGGTTGGAACATCTCTGAAGAAGCTTTTCTGAAGAAAAATGCGAAGTGGCTGGATCTTTTTAAAGTCCGCTATTCTTATGGTGAGGTCGGTAATGATAATTTTGGTGCCAATCGTTTTCCTTACCTGAGTGAGATCAAGGAAAGAGCGGGATACAATTTCGGAGAGAGCATTAGCCCTAATTATTACGCGGGATTGTATTACTCCCAGGTCGCCTCTGATCAGCTGACATGGGAAGTGGCAAAGAAGCATAATTTAGGCTTTGACATGAACGTGCTGGGGAATCTGTTCTCTTTTAGATTAGATGTATTTAAAGATACCCGGGAAAAAATATTCAAACGTAGAGATCATTTGTCTGACATGGTCGGTGTGCCAAGCAGGCCCTGGGCAAACGTTGGAAAGATGGAGTCCAGAGGTTTTGACGGACAGTTTAATGTGAACAAACGCTTTAATAAGGTAGAGCTTACTTTACGTGGGAATGTCACTTACTCCAAAAATAAAGTGCTTGAATTTGATGAAGAGGCAAATAACTTACCTTATCGGATGACTCAGGGATTTCGTTACGAACAGGCGAGAGGACTGATCGACCTAGGCTTGTTTCAATCTTATGAAGAAATCAGAAACAGTCCTAAACAGATGTTTGGCGAATATATGCCGGGCGATGTCAAATACAAAGATGTGAATGGCGACGGGATCATCAACGATGACGATGTGGTGCCGATTGGTGCATCGCGTGTTCCCAGCATGATCTATGGATTTGGTTTTTCTGTATTATGGAAAGGTTTTGACATTAACATTCATTTACAAGGTGCCGGAAGCTCTTCTTATTTTATAAACGGGCCAAGTGTTTATCCCTTCGCAGAGGGAGCCTGGGGAAATGTGCTGACAGATCTGGGTAATCCTAAAAACCGCTGGATTTCGAAAGAAATTTCAGGTGACCCGGCAACGGAAAATCCCAATGCCAAATACCCGAGATTAAGTTACGGTGGTAGTGGCAACAACTACAGGACATCTACCTATTGGCTCAGAGATGGTGCTTACCTGCGCCTGAAAAATGTGGAGCTGGGTTATACCTTGCCCTCCCGATTGACCTCATCCATTCATATCAACAAGGCCAGGGTATATGTCATGGGCTATAACCTTGCGGTCTGGGACAGCCTGAAAATCTGGGATCCGGAATTGGGTAGCGGCGATGGAATGAAGTATCCGATCTCGAAAACAATGACCTTAGGATTAACTGTAAATTTTTAA